A genomic region of Leptolyngbya sp. NIES-2104 contains the following coding sequences:
- the truB gene encoding tRNA pseudouridine(55) synthase TruB yields MDGFLNLNKPFGFTSHDCVAKVRRIYQLKKVGHAGTLDPAATGVLPIAIGRATRLLQYLRHEKAYQATIRFGVTTATDDLEGEVLTQQAVPNLELSQIEEKLPLFQGVIQQIPPNYSAIQVQGKRLYELARSGQAIEAPIRTVEILDLKILAFRPGDFPELDLEIACGGGTYIRSIARDLGAELGTGATLAKLLRTESSGFELAGSSSIEQLPVPLMEPESALLHLPEMVLTSDLARRWCQGQKIAIESERSGMVRVKNDSFLGIGEVRSDGVLVPQMVYEPV; encoded by the coding sequence GTGGATGGGTTTCTCAATCTCAATAAGCCGTTTGGGTTCACTTCACATGATTGTGTGGCAAAAGTGCGGCGAATTTATCAATTGAAAAAAGTGGGTCATGCGGGGACACTCGATCCCGCTGCTACCGGAGTGTTACCGATCGCGATCGGACGTGCAACCCGATTGTTGCAGTATCTCCGACACGAGAAAGCCTATCAAGCGACGATTCGATTTGGAGTGACGACCGCAACCGATGATTTAGAAGGTGAAGTCCTGACGCAGCAAGCGGTTCCGAATTTAGAACTATCGCAAATTGAGGAAAAGTTACCGCTGTTTCAAGGCGTGATTCAGCAAATTCCACCGAACTATAGTGCGATTCAGGTGCAAGGAAAGCGATTGTATGAACTTGCGCGATCGGGACAAGCGATCGAAGCTCCGATTCGTACAGTCGAGATTTTAGATTTGAAGATTTTAGCGTTTCGACCGGGTGACTTTCCTGAATTGGATTTAGAGATCGCGTGTGGCGGTGGAACTTATATTCGCTCGATCGCTCGTGACCTCGGTGCAGAACTGGGAACTGGGGCGACTTTGGCGAAACTGCTAAGAACGGAGAGTAGCGGGTTTGAATTGGCAGGGAGTTCCTCGATCGAACAGCTTCCGGTGCCTTTAATGGAACCAGAATCAGCATTGTTGCACTTACCGGAAATGGTGTTGACAAGTGATTTGGCGCGGCGATGGTGTCAGGGGCAAAAAATCGCGATCGAGTCTGAACGATCGGGAATGGTGCGGGTGAAGAACGATAGTTTTTTGGGAATTGGGGAGGTTCGATCTGATGGCGTGTTGGTGCCGCAGATGGTTTACGAACCTGTTTAA
- a CDS encoding alpha/beta hydrolase yields MRQVKGLKWMLSAIASVMSIAVLSRPAVSAERVFLSYGILERSISVSALETYARTGALDSDLYVYSQYVTPRQLQILRRALLTRADVDPIAVSQFLYTQQGEILLRRLGQVIQPESRDTGFFAIRGAVILAAADPEGLTLLNVLRKFPTRALRIDLQRSLDIAGDFGDLINRTTRATQTIADLASQENTSLPGNRPDLAARGPYGFERQTLRLVDRSRAFVQALGRERVFPVDVYLPFARRQALPSAIPVIVISHGLGSDRGTFRYLAEHLASWGFAVAVPEHPGSNARQLQALVAGTVNEVTSPSEFIDRPLDIKYLLDELQRRASSDSRYSRLNLKQVGVLGQSFGGYTAMALVGATINFQQLQQSCQPAEIDRTLNLSILLQCRAAGLPPINYNLSDPRVKAIIAINPITSSVFGQSSISQIKVPTLIMAGNADTVAPALPEQIQPFTWLQTPDRYLAVIDRGTHFSTLEEGDAEGVPVPPEVIGPAPNLARRYTNALSLAFFQTYIANRSEYRPFLSSTYARALSQNPLPLSLIQSLTVAQLNQD; encoded by the coding sequence ATGCGGCAAGTGAAGGGGTTGAAATGGATGCTGTCTGCGATCGCAAGCGTGATGTCGATCGCGGTATTGAGTCGTCCGGCTGTGAGTGCAGAACGAGTCTTTCTGTCGTATGGCATTTTAGAGCGATCGATTTCTGTGTCCGCACTTGAAACTTATGCCCGCACAGGTGCACTCGATAGTGATCTCTATGTTTATTCGCAGTATGTGACTCCGCGACAGCTTCAAATCCTGAGAAGAGCATTGTTGACACGGGCGGATGTTGATCCGATCGCGGTTTCTCAGTTCCTTTACACGCAGCAAGGCGAAATTCTCTTGCGTCGCTTAGGACAAGTGATTCAACCGGAATCGCGGGATACTGGATTTTTTGCGATTCGGGGGGCAGTGATTTTAGCGGCGGCTGACCCGGAAGGATTGACGCTTTTAAACGTGCTGCGGAAGTTTCCGACTCGCGCACTGCGAATTGATTTACAGCGGAGTTTGGACATTGCAGGCGATTTTGGCGACCTGATTAATCGAACCACTCGTGCCACTCAAACGATCGCTGATCTTGCCAGCCAAGAAAATACATCGCTACCTGGGAATCGTCCCGATCTTGCTGCTCGTGGACCGTATGGATTCGAGCGGCAGACGTTGAGATTAGTCGATCGATCGAGAGCTTTCGTGCAGGCGTTAGGACGAGAGCGGGTATTTCCGGTGGATGTTTATCTCCCGTTCGCCCGTCGTCAAGCGTTGCCGAGTGCGATTCCAGTGATTGTGATTTCACATGGCTTAGGCTCCGATCGCGGCACGTTTCGATATCTGGCGGAACATCTTGCCTCATGGGGGTTTGCGGTCGCGGTTCCTGAACATCCTGGTAGTAATGCGAGACAGCTTCAGGCGTTGGTGGCTGGAACAGTGAACGAAGTGACCAGTCCGAGTGAATTTATCGATCGACCTTTAGATATCAAATACTTACTCGATGAACTTCAGCGCCGAGCCAGTTCCGATTCGCGCTACAGCCGATTGAATCTCAAACAAGTGGGTGTGCTCGGACAGTCTTTTGGTGGATATACTGCGATGGCACTTGTAGGAGCAACGATCAATTTTCAGCAACTCCAGCAATCTTGTCAGCCAGCGGAAATCGATCGTACTTTAAATCTCTCCATACTTCTGCAATGTCGGGCTGCCGGATTGCCTCCGATTAACTACAACTTGAGCGATCCGCGTGTGAAAGCAATTATTGCGATTAATCCGATTACCAGTAGTGTGTTCGGACAAAGTTCGATCAGTCAGATTAAAGTCCCGACTTTGATCATGGCGGGGAATGCGGATACGGTTGCGCCTGCGTTACCAGAACAGATTCAGCCGTTTACGTGGTTGCAGACTCCCGATCGCTATTTAGCAGTCATCGATCGTGGAACACATTTTTCGACGCTTGAAGAAGGCGATGCTGAGGGCGTTCCCGTTCCGCCGGAAGTGATTGGTCCTGCTCCTAATCTGGCGCGTCGATATACGAATGCGTTGAGTCTAGCGTTTTTCCAAACGTACATTGCGAATCGATCGGAGTATCGCCCGTTTCTGTCTTCGACTTATGCCCGCGCCTTATCGCAAAATCCGTTACCGTTAAGTCTGATACAGTCACTAACTGTGGCGCAGTTGAATCAGGATTAA
- a CDS encoding DUF2949 domain-containing protein: protein MTVLSSEMSGQTQTEPTDTPLIRYLKEELVLSEDLIELALRHCEQERGTLPMVLWRYGFVSIDQLNQIFDWMAQ, encoded by the coding sequence ATGACAGTTTTATCTTCAGAAATGAGTGGGCAAACTCAGACCGAACCAACCGACACACCGCTAATTCGCTATCTCAAAGAAGAGTTAGTGCTGTCAGAAGACTTGATCGAGCTTGCCCTGCGCCACTGTGAACAAGAACGCGGCACGTTACCGATGGTGCTGTGGCGGTATGGCTTTGTCTCGATCGACCAATTGAATCAAATTTTTGATTGGATGGCGCAGTAA
- a CDS encoding DUF3611 family protein encodes MTKSDAPTLREIASTFRFAGWFSFWFQLVLAIVSSVILLFASVSIRNPTANNPGTGVGVVLTICGIAILGFNMFWSLTKYVAIGRRLNAEPVARPKKSEAIQVIRIGLTASLIGTLVALLGTQTIVGLLAAKALSQGVGGFINVDPSKFIQPIDVFVVQASANVVLAQFVAISTSLWLLNKMGKQ; translated from the coding sequence ATGACGAAATCCGACGCTCCCACCCTCAGAGAAATCGCAAGTACCTTTCGATTTGCAGGCTGGTTTAGTTTTTGGTTTCAGTTAGTGCTGGCGATCGTTTCTAGCGTGATTCTCCTATTTGCGTCAGTTTCGATCAGAAATCCTACTGCCAATAATCCAGGAACCGGAGTTGGAGTAGTACTAACAATCTGCGGAATTGCAATTTTAGGGTTCAATATGTTCTGGTCGCTCACAAAATATGTAGCGATCGGGCGGCGGCTGAACGCAGAACCCGTAGCACGACCAAAAAAATCAGAAGCCATTCAAGTGATTCGGATTGGATTAACTGCAAGTTTGATCGGGACATTAGTGGCGCTACTGGGGACACAAACGATCGTCGGGTTACTTGCTGCGAAAGCACTCAGTCAGGGGGTGGGTGGATTTATTAATGTTGACCCATCTAAATTTATTCAGCCGATCGATGTATTCGTGGTGCAAGCCAGCGCTAACGTTGTTTTGGCTCAGTTTGTGGCGATTTCGACCTCGCTCTGGCTACTGAACAAAATGGGCAAGCAGTAA
- a CDS encoding alpha/beta fold hydrolase, producing MPTLTISGVPHVYELTAPTSKPEVLVFVHGWMLSRNYWQPLIEQLSQEYQCLSYDLRGFGQSQPQDAVPTFSESDSGNVAVATQTAIAQYSLLSYARDLGMLLRALQISKAWLIGHSLGGYVALWAADQMPEQIQGVICLNSGGGIYLKEAFERFRSAGQQMVKLRPKWLPQIPCLDLVFTRANVASTIARSWGRQRVVDFVSANPEAAIGTLLDSTTEAEVHRLPQVVARLSQPLHFIAGAKDTVMEPKYVRHLASFHPLFGDCADNVLEIPDCGHLSMLEKTDVVESRIREILRSH from the coding sequence ATGCCTACCCTCACCATTTCGGGAGTTCCTCACGTCTACGAGCTGACGGCTCCCACCTCAAAACCTGAAGTCCTTGTGTTCGTCCACGGTTGGATGCTGAGCCGCAATTATTGGCAGCCTCTGATTGAGCAATTGTCTCAAGAGTATCAGTGCTTGTCTTATGATTTGCGCGGTTTTGGTCAGTCCCAGCCACAGGATGCGGTGCCGACCTTCTCAGAATCCGACTCTGGCAATGTTGCCGTTGCGACTCAAACCGCGATCGCTCAGTACAGCCTACTTTCCTACGCCAGAGATTTAGGAATGCTGCTAAGAGCGCTTCAAATCTCGAAAGCTTGGTTGATCGGACATTCGCTTGGTGGGTATGTGGCACTATGGGCAGCCGATCAGATGCCAGAACAGATTCAAGGCGTGATTTGTCTCAATTCTGGCGGCGGGATTTATCTCAAAGAAGCTTTTGAGCGCTTTCGATCGGCAGGACAGCAAATGGTGAAACTGCGCCCGAAATGGTTGCCGCAAATTCCCTGTTTAGATCTAGTGTTTACGCGGGCAAATGTCGCAAGCACGATCGCTCGATCGTGGGGACGGCAACGGGTGGTTGATTTTGTCAGTGCGAATCCAGAAGCCGCGATTGGAACGCTTTTAGATTCAACCACAGAAGCGGAAGTGCATCGTTTACCGCAAGTGGTAGCGCGTCTGTCTCAACCGCTTCACTTCATCGCTGGAGCCAAAGACACAGTGATGGAGCCGAAATATGTTCGACATTTAGCCAGCTTTCATCCGTTGTTTGGCGATTGTGCGGATAATGTGTTGGAAATTCCTGACTGTGGGCATTTGTCGATGCTAGAAAAAACGGATGTGGTTGAATCGCGGATTCGAGAGATTTTACGATCGCATTAA
- a CDS encoding glycosyltransferase family 39 protein, with protein sequence MSDQIDVPEKKRSSILELVFALVWVLALGGITFFNQLGSIGLVDETEPLFVEAARQMTVTGNWITPYFNEVTRFDKPPLIYWLMAIAMKTIGVNEWAARLPSAIAGTALVGFCFYAIKRFVPSRVAPYLGSAIVAFNLITLFFGRLGYSDMLLSACFGGSLLAFFLGYVESNRRWYRAFYVLMGLAVLAKGPVGVVLPSAIVILFLFWAGRLREVLREMKPIQGIGIFLLVSVPWYVLAYIQNGNAFIESFFGVHNVERFTNVVNQHSGPWYYHLIIVLVGFFPWSLCLPAAIVHVLRQSKWKQEERSQHFGKFALVWFAVVLIFFTIAVTKYITYTLPLYPAAAILVTVWFVHHLSVDRQSNLLKLTIYFSIAISIAVGICIFYSPDWLNRDPAMPNLGLRMEQTGLQHIGASIWITAAIAGLILAVQSRLRWYWAINLVAFAAFILFFITTAVGVIDSVRQLPLRQIAAGTIEDRKPNEPIVMGTDAFEKPSLVFYTRQPITFINRARLIQPYLQQLQKEGKVQSILLITTPTALQGANLKPNQYQPLQQYSQYRLVRVPIRTVK encoded by the coding sequence ATGAGCGATCAGATTGACGTGCCAGAGAAAAAACGATCGAGCATTCTTGAACTCGTTTTCGCACTGGTCTGGGTGTTGGCGTTGGGCGGAATTACGTTTTTTAATCAGTTGGGCAGCATTGGATTGGTCGATGAAACTGAACCGCTCTTTGTTGAAGCGGCGCGACAGATGACCGTTACCGGGAATTGGATTACGCCGTATTTTAATGAGGTAACGCGGTTTGATAAGCCGCCATTGATTTATTGGCTGATGGCGATCGCGATGAAGACGATCGGCGTAAATGAGTGGGCAGCTCGGTTGCCTTCTGCGATCGCGGGAACGGCTTTGGTCGGTTTTTGCTTTTATGCGATTAAACGGTTCGTGCCTTCTAGAGTTGCACCGTATTTAGGATCAGCGATCGTGGCTTTCAATCTGATCACGCTGTTTTTTGGACGGTTGGGCTACTCGGATATGTTGCTGAGTGCCTGTTTTGGTGGATCGCTGCTGGCGTTTTTTCTCGGTTATGTTGAATCGAATCGGCGCTGGTATCGAGCTTTTTATGTGCTGATGGGATTGGCAGTTTTAGCAAAAGGTCCGGTCGGGGTCGTGTTGCCAAGTGCGATCGTGATTCTTTTCCTATTTTGGGCTGGGAGATTGCGCGAAGTGCTGCGCGAAATGAAACCGATTCAAGGGATTGGAATCTTTTTACTGGTGAGTGTTCCTTGGTATGTGCTGGCTTACATTCAGAATGGAAATGCGTTTATCGAATCATTCTTTGGGGTGCATAATGTTGAGCGCTTTACCAATGTTGTGAATCAGCATTCAGGACCTTGGTACTATCATTTGATCATTGTGCTGGTTGGATTTTTTCCTTGGTCGCTGTGTCTGCCTGCTGCAATTGTTCATGTGCTGAGACAGTCGAAATGGAAGCAGGAAGAACGATCTCAGCATTTCGGTAAGTTTGCGCTGGTCTGGTTTGCGGTGGTTCTAATCTTTTTTACGATCGCAGTCACAAAATATATCACTTACACATTACCGCTTTATCCCGCAGCAGCGATTCTCGTAACGGTGTGGTTTGTGCATCATCTCTCAGTCGATCGCCAATCGAATTTGCTTAAATTAACGATTTACTTCAGTATTGCGATTTCTATTGCCGTTGGAATTTGCATTTTTTACAGTCCGGATTGGCTCAATCGTGATCCAGCGATGCCAAATTTAGGATTGAGAATGGAGCAAACCGGACTGCAACATATCGGAGCATCGATCTGGATTACAGCCGCGATCGCTGGATTAATTTTAGCGGTACAGTCTCGATTACGTTGGTATTGGGCAATCAATCTCGTTGCTTTTGCTGCATTTATTCTCTTTTTTATTACGACTGCCGTGGGTGTGATTGATTCAGTTCGACAATTGCCGCTTCGTCAGATTGCCGCAGGAACGATCGAGGATCGAAAACCGAATGAACCGATCGTCATGGGAACCGATGCGTTTGAGAAACCGAGTTTGGTCTTTTACACTCGTCAGCCGATTACGTTTATTAATCGCGCTCGGTTGATTCAACCGTATCTACAGCAGTTGCAAAAAGAAGGAAAAGTTCAATCGATCCTTCTAATCACAACGCCAACTGCATTACAAGGGGCGAACTTGAAACCAAATCAGTACCAACCGCTTCAACAATATAGTCAATATCGCCTTGTGCGCGTTCCCATTCGGACAGTGAAATAA
- a CDS encoding glycosyltransferase family 39 protein, translated as MRSKWWKDRTNQQVLAILLAGFLFRSFIAFWLPPGFDEAYYYIYTLNPALSYFDHPPLVSFVTAIGIWLTGDVTQFSIRLGSLLLFPFTLYFLYRATAYLFSIRVGLITLAIASVIPIFQLGFGTFTLPDSPLMFFWALTLWVGAIEFFPREREFVPSYRIAVIGLLVGLACLGKYHGFLLGFGLLGFCITSRQHWAVFRSPWTILSFLLFLVAFSPVLYWNSQHEWVSFVFQGNRSVPDRTYSLMGAFNVALMASLYLFPTFGFPLWFISIREIVSVVKSRFSHSIHSFILWNSAPVFLIFTIIGGYQQILPGWTMPGFFAITPLLGLAASRWRSTTLKRWLNGSTIAVTALMLLALSHIVLGTLQKPSQYAILGGVVAPTEDASIQLIDVGQLRREFLRSPELVAALKNADFMFSNRFHLAGHIAMALTPINSTPITCFDRRDLRGFAHWSTAEQWVGKTALYITTDEFQTREDSAAGFAPYFETFTKLGEVLLRRGGVVVDRIHVFQGTNLLKPFPRPY; from the coding sequence ATGCGATCGAAATGGTGGAAAGACCGAACCAATCAGCAAGTTCTTGCAATTCTATTAGCGGGGTTTTTGTTTCGTAGTTTTATTGCGTTCTGGTTACCGCCAGGATTTGATGAAGCGTACTACTACATCTATACGCTGAATCCGGCTCTCAGCTATTTCGATCATCCGCCGCTCGTGAGTTTCGTAACTGCGATCGGCATTTGGCTAACAGGCGATGTGACTCAATTTAGTATTCGGCTTGGCAGTCTCTTACTGTTTCCATTCACGTTGTATTTTCTGTACCGCGCCACAGCTTACCTATTCTCGATTCGGGTGGGATTGATTACGTTAGCGATCGCATCTGTGATCCCAATCTTTCAACTCGGTTTCGGAACGTTCACGCTGCCTGATTCACCGCTGATGTTCTTCTGGGCATTAACGCTATGGGTAGGCGCGATCGAGTTTTTCCCACGTGAGCGTGAGTTTGTTCCTTCCTACCGAATTGCGGTGATCGGTCTGCTCGTGGGTTTAGCTTGTTTAGGTAAATATCACGGATTTCTACTTGGATTCGGATTGCTCGGATTCTGCATCACCAGTCGGCAGCATTGGGCAGTATTTCGATCGCCCTGGACAATTCTGAGTTTTCTATTATTTCTCGTTGCATTCTCGCCTGTATTGTATTGGAACAGTCAGCACGAATGGGTTTCGTTTGTGTTTCAGGGAAATCGCAGCGTTCCCGATCGCACTTATAGCCTAATGGGTGCTTTTAATGTTGCGTTGATGGCTTCACTCTATTTATTCCCAACTTTCGGATTTCCGCTTTGGTTTATTAGTATTCGAGAGATTGTCTCAGTTGTAAAATCGCGCTTTTCTCATTCGATTCACTCATTCATTCTCTGGAATTCTGCTCCAGTCTTTCTGATTTTTACAATCATTGGCGGCTATCAGCAGATCTTACCCGGTTGGACAATGCCGGGATTTTTTGCAATTACGCCACTTCTAGGTTTAGCAGCATCGAGATGGCGATCGACAACGCTTAAACGCTGGCTAAATGGATCAACGATCGCAGTGACCGCATTAATGCTACTTGCGTTGTCTCACATCGTGCTTGGAACGCTGCAAAAACCAAGTCAGTATGCAATTTTGGGTGGCGTTGTTGCACCGACAGAGGATGCTTCGATTCAACTGATTGACGTGGGACAACTGCGCCGGGAATTTCTACGATCGCCTGAACTCGTCGCGGCTCTAAAAAACGCAGATTTCATGTTCAGCAATCGATTCCATTTAGCGGGACACATTGCGATGGCACTGACTCCGATCAATTCAACACCGATTACTTGTTTCGATCGACGCGATTTGCGCGGCTTTGCTCACTGGTCAACCGCAGAACAATGGGTCGGTAAAACTGCGCTGTATATTACGACCGATGAGTTTCAAACTCGTGAGGATTCTGCCGCAGGCTTTGCACCCTATTTTGAGACATTCACAAAGCTTGGAGAAGTGCTTTTACGACGGGGTGGCGTAGTTGTCGATCGAATTCATGTGTTTCAAGGAACGAACCTACTGAAACCGTTTCCTCGCCCTTACTGA
- a CDS encoding CAP domain-containing protein yields MLNNHPSKTVQTLAMSLGIVFAGISGIAVQTQAQTPILGMTTPRSTTFQIADASTIAEMERAIFNRINEYRTAKGLRPMVWNDEIARQAREHSRNMAKKVVPFGHQGFEKRAKELSAAIQSRGTGENVGWVASKRDPAGMVIDAWIKSHKHRDNIEGDFSMTGIGIGISAMGEYYFTQDFVRR; encoded by the coding sequence ATGCTGAATAACCACCCCAGCAAAACCGTGCAAACCTTGGCAATGTCGCTTGGCATTGTGTTTGCCGGAATCAGCGGCATCGCAGTTCAAACCCAAGCCCAAACTCCCATACTAGGGATGACTACACCGCGATCAACAACATTCCAGATTGCAGATGCAAGCACGATCGCAGAGATGGAGCGAGCAATTTTCAACCGCATCAACGAATATCGCACCGCTAAGGGCTTACGTCCGATGGTCTGGAACGATGAAATTGCTCGTCAAGCCCGCGAACACAGCCGCAACATGGCGAAAAAGGTTGTGCCCTTTGGTCATCAAGGGTTTGAAAAGCGGGCAAAAGAGCTGAGTGCAGCGATTCAATCGCGTGGAACTGGCGAAAATGTTGGTTGGGTGGCAAGTAAGCGTGATCCGGCGGGAATGGTGATTGATGCTTGGATCAAGAGCCATAAGCATCGTGACAACATCGAAGGTGATTTCAGCATGACTGGAATCGGCATCGGAATCAGTGCAATGGGTGAATACTACTTCACGCAGGATTTTGTTCGTCGCTAA
- a CDS encoding ribonuclease H-like domain-containing protein, translating to MTHLMQPHEFQICDRDLTPELFEQYQSVNAIAVDTETMGLLPQRDRLCLVQLCDESDRVAVVRIDRGQTEAPNLKRLLEAPKITKIFHFARFDITTLRYHLGIHVTPIFCTKLASKLIRTYTPRHGLKDLVQELSGVELDKSAQSSDWGNAMHLSEAQLKYAANDVRYLIEARSKLTVMLEREERLELAEQCFQALPVFAQLDILQYQNVFEH from the coding sequence ATGACTCACCTTATGCAGCCGCATGAATTCCAGATTTGCGATCGCGATCTGACCCCCGAACTTTTTGAGCAGTACCAATCCGTAAATGCGATCGCGGTCGATACCGAAACGATGGGGCTTCTACCACAGCGCGATCGACTTTGTTTAGTTCAACTGTGTGATGAGAGCGATCGGGTTGCTGTTGTGAGAATCGATCGTGGGCAGACTGAAGCTCCCAACTTGAAACGATTGTTGGAAGCTCCGAAGATTACAAAAATTTTCCATTTCGCCCGATTTGATATCACAACGCTGCGCTATCACTTGGGAATTCACGTCACACCCATCTTTTGTACGAAGCTTGCCAGTAAGCTAATTCGTACATATACGCCGCGTCACGGGCTAAAAGATTTGGTGCAGGAATTATCAGGGGTGGAACTCGATAAGAGCGCTCAAAGCTCAGATTGGGGCAATGCGATGCACTTATCTGAGGCACAACTCAAATACGCGGCGAACGATGTGCGTTATCTGATCGAAGCGCGATCGAAGCTCACGGTAATGCTAGAACGCGAGGAACGTTTAGAACTCGCAGAACAATGTTTTCAAGCGTTGCCTGTGTTTGCTCAGCTTGATATTTTGCAGTACCAGAACGTTTTCGAGCACTAG